The following DNA comes from Nitrospira sp..
CACAGCCGAAAATCAGCAGGAACTTCACGTTGAAATCGATATAGGTCCCCACGCTCAATTGCGGCGTGATGTCCCGATCCATACCGAAGCTGACGAAGAAGTCGATGACCAGCGGCAGGATGACCAGGTTACAAAAGATCAACCCCAGGATGAACAAGCCCCCGGCCAGCAGGAACAGCGGAATCGCCCAGCGCTGTTCTTTCTGCAGCAACGCCGGCTCGACGAACTTCCAGAACTGATAGAAGATCACCGGAAGGCTGACGATCACCGCGGACAGAAAGGACACTTTAATGGAGGCAAACAGCGCTTCAGTCGGGCCGTAAAACACCAACTGATTGGGAAAGGGCCGGTTCAGCCAGGCGACCATATCGGCGGAAAACGAAAAAGTGGCGATGAGCGCGACCAGCAGGGTGGCCCCGATAATGATCAATCGCCGCTTGACGGTACTGATATGAGCGGCAAGCGGGTTGATAAACTGAGCCATGATGTGTGGGCACCCGGCCGCCGGACCGACCGGCGACCGGGCCATTCCTTAGCGCGCGGCTTGGACCGTTCCTTGTTCGCGATATTGACGGATCAACTCCGCCATCTTGTCTTTCATGGCGAGCTTTTCTTTTTGTAAATGCTTCTTCACGACTTCTTCCTGGGGCGTCAGCACATGGCGCCGTTGCAATTCGTTCAGCTCGCCGTCGAGCCGGTGATGGGTTTCCTCCAGCGATTTGAACTCACGGCTGGTCTGTCGAAGCTGGTCCGCGAGTCCCTGTTCAGTCTGCATGCCACACCTCCTGGTCGGGTTAGTGAGCGGGAACTGAGCCTCCCTCGTTGACGGGCGCAGACCTGCGCCCGGAGCCGGCGGGGATCACAATCGGCTCCATCTCCATGAGCACCGCATCTTCGACTGGATTGGAATAGTATGAGGGACGGATCGACACCTGCGTAAATCTGAAGCGCCGGTACAGTGCCAATGCCGCAGAGTTGGAAGCCCGGACCTCGAGTACGGCACGGGTGGCCGCCTGGGTGAGCCCGGTGTGCAAGGCGACATCCACCAGGGCCGCGCCAATTCCACGACGACGCATCTCTTCTGCTACGGCAAGATTCATCAGGCGCACTTCTTCAAACACGATCCAAAAGCACAGGGAACCGACGATCGCTCCACCCGTTGTCGCTGTCTTCGCTGCGTCCCGCGCCACCAGAAAGTGTGCAAACTGGTTGCCGGTCAGTTCAGCTTCCAACATTTTGCGCGTCCAGGGGGCCGAGAAGCAAGCTTCTTCCAGGCGCAACAAATCAGGCAGATCGGCCAACGCGGCTGGCATGATCTGAATCGCGTTATCCATGCGATTTTCCCGACGAGCGGGGCTGGCGTGCCGCTCTGGCAGCGGTCTTGGTCGCGACACGAGCCTGCCGGCGAGCCACCGGCGAGACACCGCCGGACTGTTCGTAACGGATTTCTGCTTCGGTTCGCTGCACATACAACGGCGCCACATGATCGCCGGCAATCTCACCCCGGCGTAGCCGTTCGATTCCGGCCTGGCCAACGGTGACGGCCGAGGGCCTTACCGGGTCGCCGGGGGCCGGAATAAGTGTGACATCCGGGCCGAGGGCCGCTCGAATAGCCGGCTCCATTATCGTCCACCCCTCCCCGAGCATGGTGGTGGCACCAGGAAGCGTCTGGGCCAGTGCCTGCGGGGAACCGACATGTTCTGAAATGAGACGCTCCAGACCATCGGCGCCCCAACGAAACACCGCCCAATAGATTTCATCTTTGCGGCTGGGGAGCACGGGGCAGATCGGTCCGGATATGCCTCTGAGCGACCAGGCCATGGCTTCCAACGTCGGGACCAAGACCAGCGGGAGATCGGTGGCCGCCCGCAAACCCAGCAACGTCGCCGTTCCCACCCGCAGACCGGTAAATGAGCCCGGTCCGATGGAGCACGCCAGCCCGTCCAAGTGCTTGAGGGTGAGTCCGGATTTGGCAAGGAGCCGGGTGATCGTCGGCAGCAAGAGCGTGCCATGCGCACCGGTCGCCTCCTGATCTTCCCGCGCCAGCACTCTGTCATCGTCAAGGAGCGCGATGCTCTGCCACGAGGTTGCCGTTTCGACAGCCAGGACTTTCATGACGCCGGCTCCGGCGGTGACGGCTGGCGCGAGATACGCCCGAGCTCTTCGCTCTTCAATTCCTGATTGGAAATGATTTCATGGAACGTGACCTGCACGCTGCCCTGCCCCCGCCCGTCTTCCAGAGAAATCTTAAAGGGACGCAACAGGCGGGAGTCGGGATTGCCGTTGGCCGGGATCGCCGTTTCCCCGATTGAGCGAAAATCCTCATACTGGATGGAGGCATCCACTTCACCGGCGCCGTTCAACCGCTCCTCCTGCACGACCAACAAGGTACGGCGATCAAACCACATTCGCCGGAGCAGGGGCCGATCGGGCGGGGCCGCAGCGGAGCGCGGGCCAAACACATCCAGTCGATACCGTGTCCCCTCCTCGACCAGTTTCGTCGTCTCGTCTTTCCCGATGGCGCTGGTGCCTAACACGCCGCCCATGGCCCACACACTGAGCTCGAACGGCCGGGCCAACTTACCCATCTCGCTCATGTCGGACTGGCGGCCGCTCAACACCCGCCCCATCGTCGGCAATCGCAGCATGTACAGTTCATCGGCCTGGACAAATTCAAACAGCTCGCCGCCGATCGGCGTAAATCCGCGCAACCGCATACTGTTCGGACGGCGATAGTAGACCGCGCCTTCGACGCGGGTGGAAATCGGAATCAAGCCGCCGCGGACCTTCGCGCTGAAGAGGCCCTTCATGGTCCGAATCGCCGTTTCGCGTTGACGCAGCAGGGCAGCCAGCTCCTCGGCTGTCGCCTGCTTCAGCCCCACCGTCTCTTCCGGCGCCGGCGTCGTGGTACAACCAAAGACCAAGGCGCAGAGCAGCAGGATGAGCACCACGTGACCGGTGACACGCATCACCGTGCTACGCAAACACGACATCGAGCGCCTCTCCCACTTCGTTGATCCCGATCAACTCAATCCCATCGATCGGATCGACCTTGGCCAGGTTCCGTTCCGGCAACAAACAGCGTTTGAATCCCATCTTCGCCGCTTCCCGTATCCGCAACTCCGCCTGGCTCACGGCCCGCACTTCTCCGCCAAGGCCAACTTCTCCCAATACCAATAAACCCGGCTCAATGGCCACTTCGCGGAGGCTGGAGGTGACAGCGGCGACAATCCCGAGATCGATCGCCGGCTCATCGATGTGCATGCCGCCGACGACGTTCACATAGACGTCCTGCCCGGAGAGATGCATGCCCAAGCGCTTCTCCATCACCGCCAGCAGCAGGGAAACCCGGCTCAACTCCACGCCGTTGGCCACGCGTTTCGGCATGGCATAGCTGGTCGACGACACCAAGGCTTGCAGCTCGACCAGAATCGGCCTGGTTCCTTCCAGGCTCGACACCACGACTGAGCCGGTACTGTGCTGCGGGCGCTCGGCCAGAAACAATTCGGACGGATTGGCCACTTCTTCAAGGCCGCCATCCTTCATTTCAAAGACGCCGATCTCATTGGTCGAGCCGAAGCGATTTTTGACCGCACGGAGAATCCGATAGCTATGGCCTTTATCGCCTTCGAAATAGAGCACCGTATCGACGATGTGCTCCAGCAGCCGGGGGCCGGCGATCGCTCCTTCTTTCGTCACATGGCCGATGATAAAGACCGGCACGCCGGCCCGCTTCGCGAACGACATGAGCTGTCCGGCGACTTCCTGCACCTGGCTGATGCTGCCAGGGGCCGAGGTAATCTGCTCCGTAAAGACCGTTTGAATAGAATCGACGACGAGCGCGGCCGGCTGAATCTCCTGCACCGCTTTGAGAATCTGCTCCAGCGAGGTTTCCGCCAGGATCAAGAGGTTCGGATGTTCGATGCCCAGCCGCTGCCCGCGCATCTTGATCTGGCGGGGTGACTCCTCACCGGACACATAGAGAACCGGCGCTTCCTTCGAGGCCAACCGCGGTAAGGCCTGCAGCAACAGCGTGGTCTTGCCGATGCCGGGATCGCCGCCGATCAGAATGACCGCGCCGGGAATCACGCCGCCGCCCAGGACGCGGTCGAACTCGCTGATCTGCGTGAGCCGGCGGTCTTCCCCCACCACTTCGATCTCGGCGATCGGCGTCGCTTTGGCCTGCGCCATCTTCATGGCCACCGGGCGCCCCTTGCCGGTCGGCGCCTGCCGCTCTTCTTTCATCGTATTCCAGCCGCCGCAATCGGGACAGCGCCCGATCCACCGCGGCGACTGATGCCCGCAGGACTGGCAGGAAAAACTGGTCTTCGCACGCATTCAGAGAAGCCTCAAAAAGATAGAAATCTGACGCGTATAGTAAAGGAGAGAAGCGGTGAATGGAAGATATGAGGGCTGCACTAGCCTGTGCACGCCGCGCTTAGCGCAGATTCGGCTTGCCTGGCTGGTTTGACTTCAGCCGCACGCGCCAATCCCTGGGTTCCTGATGCAGGTGTGCGACCGCGATAATGATGATCTCGACGCTTGTCGGCTCATAGATCAAGCCATAGGGAAACCGCTGCATCTGACAACGGCGAATCACGCCACCCAGCGAGTGCCATGCCATCGGGAAATCGTTGATACGCCGGATGGTCTCCCAGGCCTCATCACGAAACTCATTCCCCAGCTGAATGCGTTGCGCGTTGTAGTACAGGACCGCCTCAACTAGCTCGTGATGCGCGGGAGGCAGGAATCTGATCTTCAAATTTTTCTACCAAGATCCGCGAAGACCCGCTCCGCATCAATCGCCCCAAGCTCGCCGGCATGGTACGCAGCCAAGCGACTCTCAGCTTCCTTGAGCCACATCGCATCAAGCGCGGGATTGGGCTGGTCAAGACTGGCAATCAGGCCTTCCACTAACGCCGCGCGGTCATTAGACGGAAGTTCAAGGGCCTGATGCAAAATGGCTTTTGCTGATTGGGGCATAACCACCTCCATAAGCGTCACCCGAAACTGTACCAGCGATGCTCTATGAAATCTACCGCCCAGCCGCTACCTCATGGGAGCGTGGAGGAACTTTCCTGGGGGCTTGCAGAAGCGCCTATTTAGGGAAAGGACCTATACGCGTTTATTCTCAAACATCTCACATGGTCGCCCGCGGAAATTCAGAATGTCCCCGTGTATTTCGCCTCAGAAGTATATTTAGATGTCCAGCGTTCAGCGCAATGTCTCTAGCGTAACAACCAATATCTCTTCCCCCTTGCTTCCAAATCCAACGAGTTCATCCTCGTCCGTTTCGCGCCTAAAGCGGTGTCCCCACTTTAGGCCATCCGAGTCCAGATAACTATCAGTACAGCCAAAGAATTGGGTAAGTCCCTCACCTTTTGTTTGAGCGGTCAGTTCCCAGTGCTTCTGAATTATCGGAGTTCTGGCGGCCCCGTCTTTCAGAGAGATAAGCACAAAGGACTTGGTAATAGTCACCATAAAGCATTCAGGATCAACATGAAGTGCGACTGTTTGACGTTGGCCAGCGCTGAAGTCGTCAATCGCCACAACTTTTCTGCTGGTGCTTCCCATAAGATTCTGGACAATTTTCACGAATCCGAGCTTTTGAATCCTCCCCAAATGGGGATGCCCCGACTTCAGGAATTCATCTGCGCGAGTGATCTTAGTAAAATCCATAATTGGGGAACATCGCCCGATGTTGCGCTTCAGCGGCCGCGAGCAGCACGGTTCACCTGTAAGCGCGTGTTAGCCAGAGCCATTGACAAAAAAAGCTGTCGCCGTGCACCCATCGTAAAAAACAAGCCGCATCAGGCATCGATACCTGTCATTTGGCTGATGAACTTTATACCAGAACACATCTGGATTCTCGCCGCACTTCGACTCCATGGCAAAAAGTTTCTCTGCGGCATCGAATAGGACGAGTCGGTGCGTATCGACGTCCAGAATCTGGCCGGAATCGCCGTACCCGATGAAATCGGGATGCACTCGGATACTGCCTGGCCACCGCTCGCGAAAGTGATGTCGATAGAGCCCGATCGCGATAAGATCAAGCACCCTTTGGAAGCGAGCGCCGTCTAGCGGGACTTCGACTACGTCGTGCTTTGTTCTGGAATGGCTATCGACGACTGTGACGTCTTTGGTGTTGCTGAGAACCGCCTGGCCAAGCGCTGGCCGCCGCTCATTAGCACGCCTGAGCTTCGTCGATACCTGCTGGCTCGCTACAGAATTTGCTAGCAGGTTTGTGCTCAGGACCCACAAAAAATACTCGTCGTCACTGGACTTGCGAAGATTATGGTCGGCGCACGCTGGCACGGTGATGAGGTTTCGGCGGAAGTCCTGATTGCAGTCGGTGTCTTTGATTTCTGGAAACAAACACGCTGGAGGTACATGTTCACGCGTTGTGGCGCTGCTACTGCATGCAAAGCAGGTGTCGTTCATTTCTTCTGGCTAACGAAAATTAGACTGATCCGCATAAGATGCGGAGTTCTGATTTTTGGCCCACATAACTCACCTTGGGATTTCTCGCCGAAAATCTGCTAGCCCCTTTATATCAAAGGCCTCGTTTGTTTTTCACTAGCTTCCTCCACTCAGAGCGAGGAAATTCCAAAAAGAGGACCGCCGATGGGCTCCTTCACTGCGCTATTCAAACAAACACTATTTCATCATGCGCGTGCTACCTGGTTGGAGGGCAACCCAGTACCTCC
Coding sequences within:
- the tatC gene encoding twin-arginine translocase subunit TatC, with amino-acid sequence MAQFINPLAAHISTVKRRLIIIGATLLVALIATFSFSADMVAWLNRPFPNQLVFYGPTEALFASIKVSFLSAVIVSLPVIFYQFWKFVEPALLQKEQRWAIPLFLLAGGLFILGLIFCNLVILPLVIDFFVSFGMDRDITPQLSVGTYIDFNVKFLLIFGCAFELPLALTLLALAGVVTAKQLAQYRKHAIMAALIISAIVTPDATLFTMLLMAVPMMVLYEIGILGAWMFGRGKDGNGGIDLPLDPDLPIGTAGTRMR
- a CDS encoding YdcH family protein, with product MQTEQGLADQLRQTSREFKSLEETHHRLDGELNELQRRHVLTPQEEVVKKHLQKEKLAMKDKMAELIRQYREQGTVQAAR
- the rimI gene encoding ribosomal protein S18-alanine N-acetyltransferase, yielding MDNAIQIMPAALADLPDLLRLEEACFSAPWTRKMLEAELTGNQFAHFLVARDAAKTATTGGAIVGSLCFWIVFEEVRLMNLAVAEEMRRRGIGAALVDVALHTGLTQAATRAVLEVRASNSAALALYRRFRFTQVSIRPSYYSNPVEDAVLMEMEPIVIPAGSGRRSAPVNEGGSVPAH
- the tsaB gene encoding tRNA (adenosine(37)-N6)-threonylcarbamoyltransferase complex dimerization subunit type 1 TsaB; amino-acid sequence: MKVLAVETATSWQSIALLDDDRVLAREDQEATGAHGTLLLPTITRLLAKSGLTLKHLDGLACSIGPGSFTGLRVGTATLLGLRAATDLPLVLVPTLEAMAWSLRGISGPICPVLPSRKDEIYWAVFRWGADGLERLISEHVGSPQALAQTLPGATTMLGEGWTIMEPAIRAALGPDVTLIPAPGDPVRPSAVTVGQAGIERLRRGEIAGDHVAPLYVQRTEAEIRYEQSGGVSPVARRQARVATKTAARAARQPRSSGKSHG
- the radA gene encoding DNA repair protein RadA; protein product: MRAKTSFSCQSCGHQSPRWIGRCPDCGGWNTMKEERQAPTGKGRPVAMKMAQAKATPIAEIEVVGEDRRLTQISEFDRVLGGGVIPGAVILIGGDPGIGKTTLLLQALPRLASKEAPVLYVSGEESPRQIKMRGQRLGIEHPNLLILAETSLEQILKAVQEIQPAALVVDSIQTVFTEQITSAPGSISQVQEVAGQLMSFAKRAGVPVFIIGHVTKEGAIAGPRLLEHIVDTVLYFEGDKGHSYRILRAVKNRFGSTNEIGVFEMKDGGLEEVANPSELFLAERPQHSTGSVVVSSLEGTRPILVELQALVSSTSYAMPKRVANGVELSRVSLLLAVMEKRLGMHLSGQDVYVNVVGGMHIDEPAIDLGIVAAVTSSLREVAIEPGLLVLGEVGLGGEVRAVSQAELRIREAAKMGFKRCLLPERNLAKVDPIDGIELIGINEVGEALDVVFA
- a CDS encoding addiction module protein, with translation MPQSAKAILHQALELPSNDRAALVEGLIASLDQPNPALDAMWLKEAESRLAAYHAGELGAIDAERVFADLGRKI